In the Prochlorococcus sp. MIT 1307 genome, one interval contains:
- the atpD gene encoding F0F1 ATP synthase subunit beta, which translates to MAAAATASAGTKGVVRQVIGPVLDVEFPAGKLPKILNALRIEGKNPAGQDVALTAEVQQLLGDHRVRAVAMSGTDGLVRGMEAQDTGAPISVPVGEATLGRIFNVLGEPVDEQGPVTTSTTSPIHRAAPKLTDLETKPKVFETGIKVIDLLAPYRQGGKVGLFGGAGVGKTVLIQELINNIAKEHGGVSVFGGVGERTREGNDLYEEFKESGVINPNDLPQSKVALCFGQMNEPPGARMRVGLSALTMAEHFRDVNKQDVLLFVDNIFRFVQAGSEVSALLGRMPSAVGYQPTLGTDVGELQERITSTLEGSITSIQAVYVPADDLTDPAPATTFAHLDATTVLARALAAKGIYPAVDPLDSTSTMLQPAVVGEEHYTTARAVQSTLQRYKELQDIIAILGLDELSEEDRKTVDRARKIEKFLSQPFFVAEIFTGMSGKYVKLEETIAGFNMILSGELDHLPEQAFYLVGNIDEVKAKAEKIASEAKA; encoded by the coding sequence ATGGCCGCTGCTGCTACTGCCTCCGCCGGGACCAAAGGTGTTGTTCGACAGGTGATTGGCCCAGTTTTGGATGTGGAATTTCCTGCTGGTAAGTTGCCCAAAATCCTGAATGCTCTTCGAATTGAAGGGAAAAACCCCGCAGGACAAGACGTTGCACTTACTGCTGAAGTTCAGCAACTACTTGGTGACCATCGAGTTCGAGCAGTAGCCATGAGTGGCACAGATGGCCTTGTCCGCGGAATGGAAGCTCAAGACACAGGTGCTCCAATTTCTGTTCCTGTAGGAGAAGCCACGCTTGGCAGAATCTTTAACGTTCTAGGAGAGCCTGTAGATGAGCAAGGTCCTGTAACAACCTCAACAACATCACCAATACATAGAGCTGCTCCAAAACTCACCGATCTAGAAACCAAGCCAAAAGTATTTGAAACTGGAATCAAGGTCATAGACCTGCTCGCTCCTTACCGGCAAGGAGGCAAAGTAGGTCTCTTTGGTGGGGCTGGAGTAGGAAAGACAGTTCTAATTCAAGAACTTATTAACAATATTGCAAAAGAGCATGGTGGCGTTTCAGTTTTCGGCGGAGTAGGAGAGCGCACTCGTGAAGGTAACGACTTGTACGAAGAATTCAAAGAATCTGGAGTAATCAATCCAAACGACTTACCTCAATCAAAAGTAGCTCTTTGTTTTGGACAAATGAATGAGCCTCCAGGGGCTCGAATGAGAGTTGGTCTTTCAGCTCTAACAATGGCTGAGCATTTTCGAGATGTGAATAAGCAGGACGTACTCCTTTTTGTCGATAACATCTTCAGATTTGTTCAAGCTGGTTCGGAAGTTTCTGCTTTGCTAGGAAGAATGCCCTCCGCCGTGGGTTACCAACCAACGCTAGGAACTGACGTAGGAGAACTTCAGGAGAGAATCACCTCTACTCTCGAAGGCTCAATTACCTCTATACAGGCCGTTTATGTTCCAGCTGACGACTTAACTGACCCAGCTCCAGCTACTACCTTTGCTCATCTAGACGCCACAACAGTTCTTGCCAGAGCACTAGCTGCGAAAGGTATCTATCCAGCCGTAGACCCATTAGATTCCACCAGCACTATGCTTCAGCCAGCAGTTGTTGGAGAAGAGCACTACACAACAGCAAGGGCAGTCCAATCAACTCTTCAGCGTTACAAGGAATTGCAAGACATTATTGCAATTCTTGGTCTTGACGAGCTCTCTGAAGAAGACCGTAAAACAGTGGACCGTGCAAGAAAAATTGAAAAATTCCTTTCACAACCCTTTTTTGTTGCGGAAATCTTCACTGGTATGTCAGGCAAGTATGTGAAGCTGGAAGAAACAATTGCAGGCTTCAACATGATCCTCAGTGGGGAACTTGATCATCTTCCTGAGCAAGCCTTCTACCTTGTAGGCAATATTGATGAAGTCAAGGCGAAAGCTGAAAAGATAGCGTCAGAAGCCAAAGCTTAG
- the groES gene encoding co-chaperone GroES has protein sequence MAAVSLSVSTVKPLGDRVFVKVSESEEKTAGGILLPDTAKEKPQVGEVAQVGPGKRNDDGSRQSPEVGVGDKVLYSKYAGTDIKLGGDEYVLLSEKDILAVVN, from the coding sequence ATGGCAGCTGTTTCTCTCAGCGTTTCCACTGTTAAGCCTCTTGGAGACCGTGTTTTTGTAAAAGTCTCTGAATCAGAGGAGAAGACTGCTGGGGGAATCCTTCTCCCAGACACCGCTAAAGAAAAGCCTCAGGTAGGCGAAGTCGCTCAGGTGGGACCTGGTAAGCGCAATGATGATGGATCTCGTCAATCCCCAGAAGTAGGTGTAGGGGACAAAGTTCTTTACAGCAAATACGCTGGAACTGATATCAAACTTGGTGGCGATGAATATGTTCTTTTATCTGAAAAGGACATTTTGGCAGTCGTGAACTGA
- the groL gene encoding chaperonin GroEL (60 kDa chaperone family; promotes refolding of misfolded polypeptides especially under stressful conditions; forms two stacked rings of heptamers to form a barrel-shaped 14mer; ends can be capped by GroES; misfolded proteins enter the barrel where they are refolded when GroES binds) → MAKRIIYNEQARRALERGIDILAESVAVTLGPKGRNVVLEKKFGAPQIINDGVTIAKEIELEDHIENTGVALIRQAASKTNDAAGDGTTTATVLAHAMVKAGLRNVAAGANAITLKKGIDKATDFLVKKIEQSANPISDSSAIAQCGTIAAGNDEEVGQMIADAMDKVGKEGVISLEEGKSMTTELEVTEGMRFDKGYISPYFATDTERMEAVLDEPYILLTDKKIALVQDLVPVLEQIARTGKPLLIIAEDIEKEALATLVVNRLRGVLNVAAVKAPGFGDRRKAMLEDMAVLTNGQLITEDAGLKLENAKLEMLGTARRVTINKDTSTIVAEGNEAAVKARCEQIKKQMDETDSTYDKEKLQERLAKLAGGVAVVKVGAATETEMKDKKLRLEDAINATKAAVEEGIVPGGGTTLAHLSPVLQDWASNTLNGEELIGANIVEAALTSPLMRIAENAGANGAVVAENVKSKPISEGYNAATGEYVNMLSAGIVDPAKVTRSGLQNASSIAGMVLTTECIVADLPEKKEGANPGAGMGGDFDY, encoded by the coding sequence ATGGCTAAGCGCATTATTTACAACGAGCAAGCACGTCGCGCACTAGAGCGTGGTATCGACATCCTTGCCGAATCAGTTGCAGTAACACTTGGGCCAAAAGGTCGCAATGTTGTGCTCGAGAAGAAGTTCGGGGCTCCACAGATTATTAATGATGGCGTCACAATCGCTAAGGAGATCGAACTTGAGGATCACATTGAAAATACTGGTGTTGCCTTAATTAGGCAGGCTGCCTCTAAAACCAATGATGCTGCAGGCGATGGCACTACCACCGCAACAGTTCTTGCTCATGCAATGGTCAAGGCTGGACTACGAAATGTTGCAGCTGGTGCAAATGCCATCACCTTAAAAAAAGGAATTGATAAGGCAACTGATTTCCTTGTAAAGAAAATTGAGCAGAGTGCTAATCCAATTAGCGATAGCAGTGCAATTGCACAATGTGGAACTATTGCGGCTGGAAATGATGAGGAAGTTGGTCAAATGATTGCAGATGCGATGGACAAAGTTGGTAAAGAAGGAGTTATTTCTCTTGAAGAAGGAAAGTCAATGACCACTGAGCTTGAGGTCACTGAAGGCATGCGCTTCGACAAGGGATACATTTCCCCTTACTTCGCAACTGATACTGAGAGAATGGAGGCTGTATTAGATGAGCCTTATATATTGCTTACCGACAAAAAAATTGCTTTAGTTCAGGACCTTGTTCCAGTCCTTGAGCAGATTGCTCGTACTGGAAAACCTCTTTTAATTATTGCTGAAGACATTGAGAAAGAAGCTTTAGCAACTCTTGTAGTGAATCGACTTAGAGGAGTTTTGAATGTAGCGGCTGTCAAAGCTCCAGGCTTTGGTGACCGTCGTAAGGCAATGCTTGAGGACATGGCAGTACTAACCAATGGTCAACTAATTACTGAAGATGCTGGTCTCAAACTTGAGAATGCAAAGCTCGAAATGCTTGGAACTGCTCGTCGAGTCACCATAAACAAGGACACAAGCACCATTGTTGCTGAAGGTAATGAGGCGGCCGTCAAGGCTCGTTGTGAACAAATTAAGAAGCAGATGGATGAAACTGATTCCACTTACGACAAAGAGAAGCTTCAGGAACGTCTTGCAAAACTTGCAGGAGGAGTTGCAGTTGTGAAGGTTGGAGCTGCTACTGAAACTGAGATGAAAGATAAAAAGCTACGACTTGAAGATGCGATTAATGCGACTAAAGCTGCAGTAGAGGAAGGCATTGTCCCTGGAGGAGGAACAACCCTTGCTCACTTATCACCTGTTCTTCAAGATTGGGCTTCAAATACCCTGAATGGAGAAGAATTAATTGGAGCAAATATTGTTGAAGCTGCTTTGACATCACCTTTAATGCGTATTGCAGAAAATGCAGGTGCAAATGGTGCAGTAGTTGCAGAAAATGTGAAAAGCAAGCCAATAAGTGAAGGGTACAATGCAGCAACTGGAGAATACGTAAATATGCTTTCTGCAGGAATTGTGGACCCTGCAAAAGTTACTCGTTCTGGTCTTCAAAATGCATCTTCAATAGCAGGAATGGTTCTAACTACTGAGTGTATAGTTGCTGACCTGCCAGAGAAGAAAGAGGGAGCTAATCCTGGAGCTGGAATGGGTGGTGATTTTGATTATTGA
- the secG gene encoding preprotein translocase subunit SecG: MINSFLSWAWAVSGVVLILLVLLHSPKGDGMGGLAASGSSMFTSASSAEATLKRTTWACLTIFLSLAIILSAGWLG, encoded by the coding sequence ATGATTAATTCTTTTCTATCTTGGGCATGGGCAGTATCTGGGGTAGTACTTATCTTGTTAGTCCTTCTTCATAGCCCCAAAGGCGATGGGATGGGAGGCCTCGCAGCAAGCGGAAGCTCAATGTTCACAAGTGCCAGTAGCGCTGAAGCCACACTTAAAAGAACGACATGGGCTTGCCTAACTATTTTTCTCAGCCTGGCAATCATTCTTAGTGCAGGTTGGCTCGGCTAA
- the gpmI gene encoding 2,3-bisphosphoglycerate-independent phosphoglycerate mutase, which yields MPNISSGKSLRSGHVAPVVLAILDGWGHSEEKQNNAVKNAHTPVIDALTKAYPHTLIEASGADVGLPDNQMGNSEVGHLTIGAGRIIQQELVRITNTVKNQELAKTPALLALSKRLKKKGGTLHMMGLCSDGGVHSHVDHLCGLLNWAASTGLSKIAIHVFTDGRDTPTQSAGNYLHQIEESIKVNGVGEIASLCGRYWAMDRDNRWERTSKAYELLTNPEISISESSAHKSLAKSYKAGTTDEFLEPIRLSSSYLKEGDGLIMFNFRPDRARQLMRALTLEEFQSFKRKQHPNLDIVTFTQYEAELPVSVAFPPESLDHLLGQIISEHGLKQYRTAETEKYPHVTYFLNGGIEKPLEGEDRHLVPSPRVATYDLSPAMSADALTESCISAIEKGIYSLVVINYANPDMVGHTGVMEAATSAIHKVDCCLGRLLESTGKMSGTLLITADHGNAEQMKGPDGQPWTAHTTNPVPVILVEGEQRKLPGHGNCIQLRKDGGLADIAPTILHLLNLPKPDAMTGESLIEKIDSASISARMPQPA from the coding sequence ATGCCCAACATTAGCTCCGGAAAGTCCCTGCGTTCAGGACATGTAGCACCTGTTGTGCTGGCAATACTTGATGGATGGGGCCACAGCGAAGAAAAACAAAATAATGCGGTTAAGAATGCTCACACTCCAGTTATAGATGCCCTTACAAAGGCATATCCCCACACCTTAATAGAAGCCAGTGGTGCCGATGTTGGTCTGCCAGATAATCAAATGGGGAACTCTGAAGTTGGCCATCTAACTATTGGTGCTGGAAGAATCATCCAACAAGAGCTAGTACGTATTACTAATACCGTAAAAAATCAAGAGTTAGCTAAAACTCCTGCTCTTTTAGCCCTGTCGAAAAGATTAAAAAAGAAAGGCGGCACTCTCCACATGATGGGACTTTGCTCGGATGGTGGAGTCCATAGTCATGTTGACCATCTATGTGGCCTTTTGAACTGGGCAGCCTCAACTGGACTCAGCAAAATAGCAATTCACGTTTTCACTGATGGAAGAGATACACCAACCCAAAGCGCAGGTAATTATTTGCACCAAATCGAAGAGTCAATCAAAGTTAACGGGGTAGGTGAGATAGCAAGCCTTTGTGGAAGATATTGGGCTATGGATCGTGACAACCGCTGGGAAAGAACTTCAAAAGCATATGAGTTGCTAACCAACCCTGAAATCTCAATAAGTGAATCATCTGCTCATAAAAGCCTAGCCAAAAGTTATAAAGCTGGAACAACAGATGAGTTTTTAGAACCTATCAGGCTGTCGTCTTCGTATCTCAAAGAAGGGGACGGTCTAATAATGTTCAATTTTCGTCCTGACCGAGCTAGACAATTAATGCGCGCCCTAACATTAGAAGAATTTCAAAGTTTCAAGAGAAAACAACATCCAAATCTAGATATCGTCACCTTCACACAATATGAAGCTGAATTACCTGTATCAGTAGCATTCCCTCCTGAGTCGTTAGATCACTTACTAGGGCAAATAATTTCTGAGCATGGGTTAAAGCAATACCGCACAGCAGAAACTGAAAAATATCCTCATGTCACTTATTTTTTAAATGGAGGGATAGAAAAGCCTTTAGAAGGAGAAGACCGACATTTAGTGCCATCTCCACGAGTTGCAACCTACGATCTGTCACCGGCAATGTCTGCAGATGCACTCACTGAAAGTTGTATTTCTGCAATCGAAAAGGGTATTTACTCTCTTGTAGTAATCAACTATGCAAATCCAGATATGGTTGGTCATACAGGTGTTATGGAAGCAGCAACATCAGCAATCCACAAAGTTGACTGTTGTCTAGGGCGATTACTCGAATCCACAGGGAAAATGAGCGGAACATTACTAATAACAGCAGATCATGGGAACGCGGAACAAATGAAAGGCCCTGATGGACAACCATGGACAGCCCACACAACTAACCCAGTTCCAGTAATCCTTGTTGAAGGTGAACAAAGAAAATTGCCTGGACATGGTAATTGCATTCAATTAAGAAAAGATGGTGGCCTAGCAGATATCGCCCCAACAATTCTTCATTTACTTAATTTGCCTAAACCTGATGCAATGACAGGAGAATCCCTAATTGAGAAAATAGATTCGGCTTCGATATCTGCTCGAATGCCACAACCAGCATAA
- the pyrR gene encoding bifunctional pyr operon transcriptional regulator/uracil phosphoribosyltransferase PyrR — MTNTRNDERVEILTEDELGRTISRLASQVLETVSDSRTLFLLGIPTRGVQLSSVLATQLEAIVGHPIDHGSLDPTFHRDDLVRIGTRMVQPTQLPASVEGRSVVLVDDVIFTGRTVRAALEALQSWGRAQRVMLLVMVDRGHRELPIQPDFCGRTVPTRRTETIELRLRDLDGEEGVFLRQTLS, encoded by the coding sequence ATGACCAATACTCGAAACGATGAAAGGGTGGAGATACTGACGGAAGATGAACTTGGACGTACTATTTCACGTCTTGCTTCCCAAGTTTTAGAAACAGTTTCCGATAGCAGAACCCTTTTTTTACTTGGTATTCCAACTAGAGGCGTCCAACTTTCCAGCGTCTTGGCTACACAATTAGAGGCAATAGTTGGTCACCCTATAGATCATGGGAGCCTCGATCCAACTTTTCACAGAGATGACCTCGTCAGAATTGGGACCAGAATGGTCCAACCAACTCAGCTTCCTGCGAGTGTAGAGGGGCGAAGTGTGGTTTTAGTAGATGATGTGATCTTCACTGGGAGAACTGTGCGCGCAGCCCTTGAGGCTCTTCAATCATGGGGAAGGGCTCAAAGGGTCATGCTATTGGTGATGGTTGATAGGGGGCATAGGGAGCTCCCTATTCAGCCTGATTTTTGTGGTCGTACAGTTCCAACACGACGAACAGAAACAATAGAATTGCGACTTCGCGATTTAGATGGTGAAGAAGGAGTATTTTTGCGTCAGACTCTGTCTTAA
- a CDS encoding Hsp70 family protein has product MERFSPRQEQKKNSKEFGTLAIDLGNSTTVVAFQGEKDRNSQLIDLPPISRAKGEIPSLVWACHEKNQNVFVGQEVLDLELTEQEKTHICSDFKRWIGADNQPQLGHSNLLPEKAGELLIHQLWKRLPSQLAIKRLVLTAPVSTYRAYRKWLNEVCHSLPVDEIALVDEPTAAAMGAGLAAGSKLLVVDVGGCTIDLSLVSLEGGEGRAEPVAQLLRFAGEDLEGKSTQIMRCAKVLGKAGLRLGGRDFDRWIANHLFPDVPLTDSLLNAAEKLKCRLSQEGLNRNEFLEETVNYPSKGHQLILRLNRSELEELLIERGLLKSLTRLLSQTLELGYTNDCSLKDLHGAVLVGGGARIPLIRNWIQKNSQPAPFLTPPPIEAVAKGALSLTPGVTIRDVLRKGASLRCWDKKSERHIWHPLFVAGQPWPTTTGLQLILSASKKNQNEIDLVIGEPEEKGVHEVIYINGVPTIKDELTEPEMTSWSQTINSFSLTPPGEPGEDCLQLNFIIDTESNLQVEGKDLRTGKELKRKNLGLIR; this is encoded by the coding sequence ATGGAGAGATTCTCGCCAAGACAAGAGCAGAAGAAGAATTCCAAGGAATTTGGGACCCTTGCGATAGATCTTGGAAACTCAACAACAGTCGTAGCCTTCCAGGGAGAAAAAGATAGAAATTCACAACTCATAGATCTACCGCCCATAAGTCGAGCCAAAGGGGAAATCCCAAGTCTGGTGTGGGCCTGCCATGAAAAGAATCAAAATGTTTTCGTGGGACAAGAAGTTCTTGACTTAGAACTTACAGAACAAGAAAAAACACATATTTGTAGTGATTTCAAGCGTTGGATCGGAGCTGATAATCAACCACAATTGGGACATTCAAATCTCTTGCCAGAAAAAGCAGGTGAACTTTTGATTCACCAACTTTGGAAGAGGCTCCCCTCTCAATTAGCAATCAAGAGACTTGTCTTAACTGCTCCTGTATCGACATATCGTGCTTATAGAAAGTGGCTCAATGAAGTATGCCATTCACTTCCAGTCGATGAAATTGCCCTAGTAGATGAGCCTACAGCTGCTGCAATGGGGGCAGGCTTAGCAGCAGGATCCAAACTACTAGTAGTTGATGTCGGAGGATGCACAATTGATCTGTCATTAGTTTCACTAGAAGGTGGAGAAGGGAGAGCAGAACCAGTTGCTCAATTACTTAGATTTGCAGGCGAAGATCTTGAAGGCAAAAGCACCCAAATCATGCGATGCGCAAAGGTTCTTGGAAAAGCAGGACTGCGTCTTGGCGGAAGAGATTTTGATCGATGGATCGCAAATCATCTCTTTCCAGATGTACCTCTCACCGATTCACTTCTCAATGCAGCTGAGAAACTTAAATGTCGTCTCAGCCAAGAGGGACTAAATAGAAACGAATTCCTTGAAGAAACTGTTAATTATCCTTCAAAAGGTCACCAGCTAATTCTTCGACTAAATAGATCTGAACTAGAAGAACTGCTTATTGAGCGTGGACTTTTAAAAAGTCTAACCAGACTTTTATCCCAAACTCTGGAACTTGGATATACAAATGATTGCAGCCTTAAGGATCTTCATGGAGCAGTGTTGGTTGGAGGAGGCGCAAGAATTCCTCTAATTCGTAATTGGATACAAAAAAATAGCCAGCCAGCTCCATTTTTAACTCCACCGCCTATAGAGGCTGTTGCCAAAGGAGCCCTTAGCCTCACTCCTGGAGTCACAATACGAGATGTACTGCGAAAAGGGGCATCCCTACGTTGTTGGGACAAGAAAAGTGAAAGACATATTTGGCACCCTTTATTTGTTGCTGGTCAACCCTGGCCTACGACAACAGGACTGCAATTAATTCTATCTGCAAGCAAAAAGAATCAAAATGAGATTGATCTAGTGATTGGAGAACCTGAAGAGAAAGGGGTTCATGAGGTAATTTATATCAATGGAGTTCCAACGATTAAAGATGAATTGACAGAACCTGAAATGACAAGTTGGTCGCAAACAATAAATAGCTTTTCTCTAACTCCCCCAGGTGAGCCTGGAGAAGATTGCTTACAATTAAATTTTATCATTGACACTGAAAGCAACCTCCAAGTAGAAGGGAAAGATCTGCGTACAGGTAAAGAGCTAAAGAGAAAGAATCTGGGTCTAATTCGTTAG
- a CDS encoding DNA-directed RNA polymerase subunit omega: protein MIKSGLDSKDLAKRGESLIRQSSNRYLTTVRIAFRAKQRRFDDFDGLLEESSVKPVQRAIVELSDEQDQPDLLPG, encoded by the coding sequence GTGATTAAATCTGGCTTGGATTCAAAAGATCTTGCTAAACGAGGTGAGAGCCTCATTCGTCAATCTAGCAATCGTTATCTAACTACAGTTCGCATAGCATTTCGTGCTAAGCAGAGAAGATTCGATGATTTTGATGGGCTGCTAGAAGAATCTAGTGTTAAGCCAGTACAGAGAGCAATCGTCGAATTAAGTGATGAGCAAGACCAGCCTGATTTGCTACCTGGGTAA
- a CDS encoding DUF1818 family protein — protein MIQHEGSGWRVARDSSRSSFPVLIGGDGWALELTEEEWTSLIPLLEDLIEQHKKLENQLIPEESISLEIERKPWWACLDGDRDSWSLQLILGDHGTSIRGFEVYWPIPAAQSITSAMRSIHESSQ, from the coding sequence ATGATTCAACATGAAGGCTCTGGCTGGCGCGTAGCAAGGGATTCTTCACGAAGTAGCTTCCCAGTGCTTATTGGAGGTGATGGGTGGGCATTAGAATTGACAGAGGAGGAGTGGACTTCATTGATTCCATTATTAGAGGACCTTATTGAGCAACATAAAAAGTTAGAAAATCAACTAATTCCTGAGGAGTCAATCTCCTTAGAAATCGAGAGAAAGCCGTGGTGGGCTTGTCTGGATGGTGATCGGGATTCCTGGAGTCTTCAATTGATTCTTGGAGACCATGGAACCTCTATTCGTGGGTTTGAAGTTTATTGGCCTATTCCCGCAGCCCAATCTATTACATCTGCAATGAGAAGTATTCATGAGTCTTCTCAGTAA
- a CDS encoding EVE domain-containing protein, with amino-acid sequence MADKNISYWLMKSEPEAYSISQLKKEVTTLWDGIRNYQARNFMRSMKIGDQAFFYHSNCKPPGIVGMMQVTKTRVIDPTQFDVNSKYYDPKVSINSPRWDCTEMRYIGIFKKFMSLEELKDIYLPEDLQVVRKGNRLSIMPISQKTANDLMERLGKPIE; translated from the coding sequence ATGGCTGACAAAAATATCTCGTATTGGCTAATGAAGAGTGAGCCAGAGGCATACAGCATCAGTCAACTCAAAAAAGAAGTCACGACACTATGGGATGGGATTCGTAACTATCAAGCACGCAACTTCATGCGTTCAATGAAAATTGGAGATCAAGCTTTCTTTTATCATTCAAACTGCAAGCCTCCAGGAATAGTAGGAATGATGCAAGTAACTAAAACTAGAGTAATAGATCCAACACAATTCGATGTAAATTCGAAATATTATGACCCGAAGGTATCAATCAATAGTCCTCGGTGGGATTGCACTGAAATGAGATATATAGGAATATTTAAAAAATTCATGAGTCTTGAGGAATTAAAAGATATATATTTGCCTGAAGATTTACAAGTTGTCCGTAAAGGTAATAGACTCTCAATCATGCCAATCTCACAAAAAACTGCCAATGATCTCATGGAAAGATTAGGCAAGCCAATAGAGTAG
- a CDS encoding J domain-containing protein, producing the protein MAPRRKRLSKSQVMELITQLRRDGLWTDEVLFDFAEKVNGAPFLEPKKKPMTAAQAKSAVLLKFGCSNALELRKDKTFMMSMTGETFALRSREDWMKLYRRWIGVPPEERGRMGPTCINGIDVLENNRPWHIFGLDSNTASKEDVKKAFKALAKLHHPDTGGDPRVFQRLHMMKDSLIALMD; encoded by the coding sequence ATGGCACCAAGGCGCAAGCGACTCTCTAAATCTCAAGTAATGGAGTTGATTACTCAGCTCAGGAGAGATGGTTTGTGGACGGATGAAGTCCTCTTTGATTTTGCTGAAAAAGTTAACGGTGCTCCATTTTTAGAACCAAAGAAAAAGCCAATGACCGCAGCGCAAGCCAAGTCAGCAGTTTTGCTGAAATTTGGATGTAGTAATGCCCTGGAGTTGAGAAAAGACAAGACATTCATGATGTCAATGACTGGAGAGACTTTTGCGTTAAGAAGCCGAGAAGATTGGATGAAGCTCTATAGAAGATGGATCGGTGTTCCTCCTGAAGAGAGAGGGAGGATGGGGCCAACATGCATTAACGGAATTGATGTTTTAGAAAACAATCGGCCATGGCATATTTTTGGTTTGGATAGCAATACGGCTTCTAAAGAAGATGTCAAAAAAGCCTTCAAGGCTTTAGCAAAGCTCCATCATCCAGATACTGGCGGCGACCCAAGAGTTTTTCAGCGTTTACATATGATGAAGGATTCCTTGATAGCCCTCATGGATTAA